The proteins below are encoded in one region of Cucurbita pepo subsp. pepo cultivar mu-cu-16 chromosome LG10, ASM280686v2, whole genome shotgun sequence:
- the LOC111803615 gene encoding thiol-disulfide oxidoreductase LTO1 — MACSATLPCLPCSFPRPCTRQNLSVFHQRYDSFKHQRDLIRRRLVVPVFCLSNGTNQDTEPEAESTSSASSSPSILSNLTDNLCAALGGIGFVETAYLSYVKLTDSAAFCPIGGGSCDNVLNSDYAAVFGVPLPLIGMVAYGLVGAISLQLAAKKLPFGIDESDGRLVMLGATTSMATASAYFLYILNTKFSGVSCSYCLVSALLSFSLFFAVLKDFGLQESMRRLGSQIFIASVVFITLSTSYNGSLPSSQSAAELDLPYFETELTNSSNALSISLARHLHSIGAKMYGAFWCSHCVEQKEMFGREAAKLLDYVECFPNGYHKGTKIEKACSEVGIEGFPTWVINGQVLSGEKDLSELAEISGFKPDGIS; from the exons ATGGCGTGCTCCGCCACTCTACCCTGTCTTCCATGCTCGTTTCCGAGACCTTGTACTCGCCAgaatctctctgtttttcatCAAAGATATGATTCTTTCAAGCACCAAAGAGATTTGATTCGGAGACGGCTTGTGGTGCCTGTATTTTGCTTGTCCAATGGAACTAATCAGGATACTGAGCCGGAAGCTGAGTCAACGTCCTCAGCGTCGTCTTCTCCATCAATTTTGAGTAATTTGACGGATAATTTATGTGCTGCTTTGGGCGGGATTGGATTCGTTGAAACTGCGTATTTGAGTTACGTCAAGCTCACTGATTCAGCTGCCTTTTGCCCAATTGGTGGTGGAAGCTGCGACAACGTTCTTAACAGTGATTATGCTGCTGTTTTTG GTGTACCACTGCCATTGATTGGAATGGTGGCGTATGGCTTAGTAGGAGCAATTAGTTTGCAGTTGGCAGCAAAGAAATTGCCTTTTGGTATTGATGAATCTGATGGTCGTTTAGTCATGCTTGGCGCTACTACCTCTATGGCTACTGCCAGTGCATACTTTCTATACATTCTGAACACAAAATTTTCAGGAGTGTCATGCTCATATTGCCTAGTATCCGCTCTGTTGTCATTCAGCTTGTTCTTTGCCGTTCTGAAg GATTTTGGATTGCAAGAGTCTATGAGACGATTGGGCTCTCAGATATTTATCGCTAGCGTGGTTTTTATCACCCTTTCTACCTCATATAATGGTTCCCTACCTAGTTCTCAAAG TGCTGCTGAACTTGACCTTCCATACTTCGAAACCGAGTTAACAAATTCATCGAACGCTCTGTCCATTTCCCTTGCGAGGCATCTGCATTCTATTGGGGCCAAAATGTATGGAGCTTTTTGGTGTTCACATTGTGTAGAACAGAAAGAG ATGTTTGGACGTGAGGCAGCAAAACTATTAGACTATGTAGAATGTTTCCCCAATGGGTATCATAAAGGCACTAAGATAGAGAAAGCTTGTTCAGAAGTTGGAATTGAAGGCTTCCCGACATGGGTGATTAACGGGCAG